A window from Zingiber officinale cultivar Zhangliang chromosome 7A, Zo_v1.1, whole genome shotgun sequence encodes these proteins:
- the LOC121999247 gene encoding zinc finger MYM-type protein 1-like, whose protein sequence is MGKDNVSSPHRSAEKACEDLMNQTQHISRRFDNFNDEQVATNRLRLKAHIHVVLLLALQGIPFTGHDEKSSSSNRGNFLEFLDVLTMYNDELSKAIAKAPKNAKYTSHDIQKQILHVLSVRVKNTIREEIGVAKYCIIVDEARDESKREQMSIVLRFVDSNGFIQERFFGLVHVSDTAALTLKDAIYSALAHYNLDVQNIRGQGYDGASNMRGEFNGLQALIIKDCKSAYYVHCFAHRLQLALVAAAKNVTPIHQFFDRLTFIVNIVGSLCQRNDELKNAHADDIAYLIAINELETGRGLNQIGTLQRVVDTRWSSHLRSLKGLIKMFSASCTVLLKIMDDGLPSQRADATTVYDEMTSFDFVFILHLMKEIMGITDILCQTLQSKSQDIINAMELVSSTKNLLQQMRDNKWDDLLVKVKSFCELRNIDIPDFNAPYINKRGRGRAHQDNFTIEHHYRINLFYASIDSQLQEINGRFSDDAMELLTLSNALNPQNAVESFRVVDICKLVEKFYAQDFTRNEKEQLEMQLKHYEYNVVKGSDYKNLSTISELCQWLVKTNKSVTYNLIFRVIVLVLTLPVSTATSERSFSAMNIVKTRLRSKMEDAFLSDALMVYIEREIARSVSIEAIIEDFENLKERRIPFS, encoded by the coding sequence ATGGGAAAGGATAATGTATCTTCACCCCATCGTAGTGCTGAAAAGGCATGTGAGGATTTGATGAACCAAACACAACATATATCAAGgagatttgataattttaatgatgaacaaGTTGCAACTAATCGTCTTCGATTGAAGGCTCACATACACGTGGTGTTATTACTTGCACTTCAAGGAATTCCGTTTACAGGTCATGATGAGAAATCTAGTTCATCTAATCGTGgcaattttcttgaatttttggaTGTGCTGACCATGTACAATGATGAACTTTCAAAGGCAATTGCGAAAGCTCCAAAAAATGCCAAATATACAAGTCACGATATTCAGAAACAAATACTTCATGTGCTTTCGGTGAGAGTGAAAAATACAATTCGTGAAGAAATTGGAGTTGCCAAGTATTGCATAATTGTTGATGAAGCCCGAGATGAGTCAAAAAGAGAGCAAATGTCTATAGTATTGAGGTTTGTGGATAGTAATGGATTCATTCAAGAACGTTTTTTTGGCCTTGTTCATGTATCTGATACTGCAGCTTTAACTTTAAAGGATGCTATATATTCTGCTTTGGCTCACTACAATTTGGATGTTcaaaatattagaggtcaaggCTATGATGGTGCTAGTAATATGAGGGGCGAGTTTAATGGATTGCAAGCTTTGATTATAAAAGATTGTAAAAGTGCTTATTATGTTCATTGCTTTGCTCATCGGTTACAATTGGCTTTGGTTGCAGCAGCAAAAAATGTGACACCTATTCATCAATTTTTTGATAGATTAACTTTTATAGTTAATATTGTTGGTTCTTTATGTCAGCGTAATGATGAATTGAAGAATGCTCATGCAGATGACATTGCATATTTGATTGCTATTAATGAACTCGAGACAGGGCGTGGACTTAATCAGATAGGTACTTTACAACGAGTTGTTGATACACGCTGGAGTTCTCATTTGAGATCATTGAAAGGCCTAATTAAGATGTTTAGTGCATCGTGTACGGTATTGCTCAAGATTATGGATGATGGGCTTCCTTCTCAACGAGCAGATGCAACAACTGTTTATGATGAAATGACTTCCTTTGATTTTGTATTCATCTTGCATCTTATGAAAGAGATTATGGGGATCACAGATATTCTTTGTCAGACTTTACAAAGTAAGTCTCAGGATATTATAAATGCAATGGAGCTTGTATCATCTACTAAGAATTTACTTCAACAGATGAGGGATAACAAGTGGGATGATTTGCTTGTAAAAGTGAAATCCTTTTGTGAACTTCGAAATATTGACATTCCTGATTTCAATGCTCCGTATATTAATAAACGAGGTCGAGGACGTGCTCATCAAGACAATTTCACCATTGAGCATCATTATCGAATAAACCTCTTTTATGCTTCGATAGATTCACAGTTGCAAGAAATTAATGGTCGCTTTAGTGATGATGCTATGGAATTGCTCACTCTTAGTAATGCCCTAAATCCTCAAAATGCAGTGGAGTCTTTCAGAGTTGTGGATATATGTAAATTAGTTGAAAAGTTTTATGCTCAGGATTTTACCAGAAATGAAAAAGAACAATTGGAGATGCAATTGAAGCATTACGAGTATAACGTAGTCAAAGGGTCCGACTACAAAAATCTTTCAACCATTTCAGAATTATGTCAATGGTTGGTAAAGACTAACAAGTCTGTTACATACAACCTCATTTTTAGAGTGATCGTACTTGTGCTTACTCTTCCAGTTTCTACGGCTACTTCAGAACGATCATTTTCTGCGATGAATATTGTGAAAACAAGGCTTCGAAGCAAAATGGAGGATGCTTTTCTCTCAGATGCGTTAATGGTATATATTGAGAGAGAAATTGCTAGAAGTGTGAGCATAGAAGCTATCATTGAAGATTTCGAAAATTTAAAAGAACGTCGAATTCCTTTTAGTTAG